A region from the Mercenaria mercenaria strain notata chromosome 7, MADL_Memer_1, whole genome shotgun sequence genome encodes:
- the LOC128558310 gene encoding uncharacterized protein LOC128558310: MPYVETMLNFTGVDYNASLWDTSSDFFQYHAYKFCKDLEKMIMQSSWKKHYYDCNLVNMYPPPDGQFYPYMRTVVHINSNIDTATELVDIIKDNADKYVFPDDLETYRVGDLYVILEDGQFDVYSSRYGTETVEFPSATSLFPSIFTSYSFSTPTMTSGDTDIPPVSTIVIVYNATAAFIESRLIDFTYTPDLVDTTSARFMSLETQFCDDIDSFFKSSSLNRFYQNCKITSFTSEPKLSFVLHFTAPSGEYLQSTVPSVLIQKSPKVRIGKFTVLSIGGLNLLYDAIGFTVSATNFTFGGTPTLSPTGTITVTSTAIPNVYSATLLNIFCAVASNIAPYLENKNSNQFRTQERLFCEAIKTIFALDLMTRDAYLDCYIMEFSSDTSTVQFHATFAKNATEEFGNAALDIVHLLAKQVSFKQNEHLDIGGVILEKDSCSMNVYPVNYTDPQTTLFTTLTPTSQIVLPTQGVDHCLRSPCENGGTCSETIGNYMCLCKAGFTGRHCENGMYIPCAFVHS; the protein is encoded by the exons ATGCCTTATGTGGAAACAATGTTGAACTTCACTGGTGTGGATTATAATGCCTCACTTTGGGATACGAGCAGTGATTTCTTCCAGTATCATGCCTACAAGTTTTGCAAAGAT CTGGAGAAAATGATTATGCAGAGCTCTTGGAAGAAACACTATTATGACTGCAATCTTGTCAATATGTA TCCACCACCAGATGGCCAATTTTACCCATATATGAGGACTGTTGTCCATATCAATTCCAACATCGATACTGCGACTGAGCTCGTCGATATAATTAAGGACAATGCTGACAAATACGTCTTTCCTGATGATCTCGAAACGTACAGAGTAGGTGATCTCTATGTGATACTTGAAGACGGTCAGTTTGATGTCTACTCATCACGATATGGAACAGAGACGGTTGAATTTCCATCGGCGACCTCCTTGTTCCCAAGTATATTTACGTCATACAGTTTTAGTACACCAACAATGACGTCAGGTGATACGGATATACCGCCTGTTTCAACTATAGTGATAGTGTACA ACGCTACGGCTGCGTTCATTGAGAGTCGACTCATTGACTTTACTTATACACCTGATTTGGTAGATACCACATCGGCAAGATTTATGTCTTTGGAAACACAGTTTTGTGATGAT ATTGACAGCTTTTTTAAGTCAAGCTCGCTGAacagattttatcaaaactgcaagaTAACGTCATTTAC ATCGGAACCCAAACTTTCGTTTGTCCTTCACTTCACAGCGCCGAGTGGAGAGTATCTACAGTCGACTGTGCCTTCGGTGTTAATACAAAAGTCCCCAAAGGTTCGAATCGGGAAGTTCACCGTCCTTAGCATCGGAGGTCTCAATTTGTTGTATGACGCTATAGGTTTTACAGTTTCGGCAACAAACTTCACTTTTGGTGGCACACCTACACTTTCGCCCACTGGTACCATCACAGTAACCTCAACGGCAATCCCAAACGTATACT CGGCGACACTGTTGAATATATTCTGTGCTGTTGCTAGTAACATAGCGCCATACCTAGAAAACAAGAACTCAAACCAGTTTCGTACTCAGGAGAGACTGTTTTGTGAAGCT ataaaaacTATATTTGCGCTAGACCTTATGACACGTGATGCATACCTAGACTGCTACATAATGGAATTCAG TTCGGACACATCAACAGTACAGTTTCATGCAACATTTGCCAAAAACGCAACTGAAGAATTCGGTAACGCTGCCTTAGACATTGTCCATCTTTTAGCTAAACAAGTATCATTCAAGCAGAATGAACATTTGGATATTGGTGGCGTCATTTTGGAGAAAGATAGCTGTAGTATGAACGTTTATCCTGTAAACTACACGGATCCGCAGACGACATTGTTCACCACACTCACACCAACATCACAGATTGTCCTGCCTACACAAG GAGTAGATCACTGCTTAAGAAGTCCATGTGAAAACGGGGGCACATGTTCTGAGACAATAGGCAATTACATGTGCCTTTGTAAAGCTGGATTTACTGGGCGCCACTGTGAAAATGGTATGTATATTCCGTGTGCTTTTGTTCATTCTTGA